One part of the Ochotona princeps isolate mOchPri1 chromosome 3, mOchPri1.hap1, whole genome shotgun sequence genome encodes these proteins:
- the MRPL39 gene encoding large ribosomal subunit protein mL39 isoform X1 produces MAAGVRALRFCRVFPGGGAGCRCIATSPAAQLSPLELTARRNELFNKEKRRQLSLTPRTEKIEVKHVGKTDPGTVFVMNKNISTPYSCAMHLSEWYCKKSILALVDGQPWDMYKPLTKSCEIEFLTFKDRDPGEVNKAYWRSCAMMMGCVIERAFKDEFTVTLVRAPEVPVIAGAFCYDVVLDERLDEWVPTKENLRSFTKDVHALIYKDLPFETLEVEAKVALEIFQHNKYKISFIEEKSSQNAERKVKLHRIGDFIDVSEGPLIPRTSVCSQYEVSAVHSLQPTQPNHVRRFQGLSLPVHLRAQFTIWDKLLERSRKLVTEDQSKRTEENVTT; encoded by the exons ATGGCGGCGGGCGTCCGGGCGCTGCGGTTCTGTCGGGTGTTCCCCGGCGGCGGGGCTGGCTGCA GATGCATAGCCACATCACCAGCTGCTCAGCTGTCGCCCCTTGAACTGACAGCAAGGCGGAATGAGCTCttcaataaagagaaaagaaggcaGCTGTCGCTCACTCCCCGGACAGAAAAGATTGAGGTGAAGCATGTTGGGAAAACCGACCCTGGCACTGTCTTTGTGATGAATAAAAACATTTCCACGCCTTACAGCTGTGCCATGC ATTTAAGTGAGTGGTACTGCAAGAAGTCCATCTTGGCTCTTGTGGACGGACAGCCGTGGGACATGTATAAGCCTTTGACCAAGTCTTGTGAAATTGAGTTTCTTACTTTCAAAGACCGCGACCCAGGAGAGGTGAATAAG GCCTATTGGCGGTCGTGTGCCATGATGATGGGCTGTGTGATAGAAAGGGCATTCAAAGATGAGTTCACGGTCACTTTGGTGAGAGCTCCGGAGGTTCCTG tgatTGCTGGAGCATTCTGCTATGATGTCGTTTTGGATGAGAGGCTTGATGAGTGGGTGCCAACCAAA gagAACCTACGTTCCTTTACGAAAGATGTTCATGCTTTAATTTATAAAGACCTTCCTTTTGAAACTCTAGAAGTTGAAGCAAAAGTTGCATTGGAAATATTTCAACATAACAA gtacaaAATCAGTTTCATCGAAGAGAAGTCATCTCAGAATGCCGAGAGGAAAGTCAAGCTACATAG GATAGGTGACTTCATTGATGTGAGTGAGGGGCCTCTCATTCCGAGGACAAGTGTGTGTTCTCAGTACGAAGTGTCAGCGGTTCACAGTCTGCAGCCCACCCAGCCGAATCACGTGCGGAGATTCCAGGGTCTCTCTTTACCCGTTCACTTAAGA gcacaaTTTACAATATGGGATAAGTTATTGGAAAGATCTCGGAAATTG
- the MRPL39 gene encoding large ribosomal subunit protein mL39 isoform X3 — translation MNKNISTPYSCAMHLSEWYCKKSILALVDGQPWDMYKPLTKSCEIEFLTFKDRDPGEVNKAYWRSCAMMMGCVIERAFKDEFTVTLVRAPEVPVIAGAFCYDVVLDERLDEWVPTKENLRSFTKDVHALIYKDLPFETLEVEAKVALEIFQHNKYKISFIEEKSSQNAERKVKLHRIGDFIDVSEGPLIPRTSVCSQYEVSAVHSLQPTQPNHVRRFQGLSLPVHLRAQFTIWDKLLERSRKLVTEDQSKRTEENVTT, via the exons ATGAATAAAAACATTTCCACGCCTTACAGCTGTGCCATGC ATTTAAGTGAGTGGTACTGCAAGAAGTCCATCTTGGCTCTTGTGGACGGACAGCCGTGGGACATGTATAAGCCTTTGACCAAGTCTTGTGAAATTGAGTTTCTTACTTTCAAAGACCGCGACCCAGGAGAGGTGAATAAG GCCTATTGGCGGTCGTGTGCCATGATGATGGGCTGTGTGATAGAAAGGGCATTCAAAGATGAGTTCACGGTCACTTTGGTGAGAGCTCCGGAGGTTCCTG tgatTGCTGGAGCATTCTGCTATGATGTCGTTTTGGATGAGAGGCTTGATGAGTGGGTGCCAACCAAA gagAACCTACGTTCCTTTACGAAAGATGTTCATGCTTTAATTTATAAAGACCTTCCTTTTGAAACTCTAGAAGTTGAAGCAAAAGTTGCATTGGAAATATTTCAACATAACAA gtacaaAATCAGTTTCATCGAAGAGAAGTCATCTCAGAATGCCGAGAGGAAAGTCAAGCTACATAG GATAGGTGACTTCATTGATGTGAGTGAGGGGCCTCTCATTCCGAGGACAAGTGTGTGTTCTCAGTACGAAGTGTCAGCGGTTCACAGTCTGCAGCCCACCCAGCCGAATCACGTGCGGAGATTCCAGGGTCTCTCTTTACCCGTTCACTTAAGA gcacaaTTTACAATATGGGATAAGTTATTGGAAAGATCTCGGAAATTG
- the MRPL39 gene encoding large ribosomal subunit protein mL39 isoform X2, with protein MAAGVRALRFCRVFPGGGAGCNLSEWYCKKSILALVDGQPWDMYKPLTKSCEIEFLTFKDRDPGEVNKAYWRSCAMMMGCVIERAFKDEFTVTLVRAPEVPVIAGAFCYDVVLDERLDEWVPTKENLRSFTKDVHALIYKDLPFETLEVEAKVALEIFQHNKYKISFIEEKSSQNAERKVKLHRIGDFIDVSEGPLIPRTSVCSQYEVSAVHSLQPTQPNHVRRFQGLSLPVHLRAQFTIWDKLLERSRKLVTEDQSKRTEENVTT; from the exons ATGGCGGCGGGCGTCCGGGCGCTGCGGTTCTGTCGGGTGTTCCCCGGCGGCGGGGCTGGCTGCA ATTTAAGTGAGTGGTACTGCAAGAAGTCCATCTTGGCTCTTGTGGACGGACAGCCGTGGGACATGTATAAGCCTTTGACCAAGTCTTGTGAAATTGAGTTTCTTACTTTCAAAGACCGCGACCCAGGAGAGGTGAATAAG GCCTATTGGCGGTCGTGTGCCATGATGATGGGCTGTGTGATAGAAAGGGCATTCAAAGATGAGTTCACGGTCACTTTGGTGAGAGCTCCGGAGGTTCCTG tgatTGCTGGAGCATTCTGCTATGATGTCGTTTTGGATGAGAGGCTTGATGAGTGGGTGCCAACCAAA gagAACCTACGTTCCTTTACGAAAGATGTTCATGCTTTAATTTATAAAGACCTTCCTTTTGAAACTCTAGAAGTTGAAGCAAAAGTTGCATTGGAAATATTTCAACATAACAA gtacaaAATCAGTTTCATCGAAGAGAAGTCATCTCAGAATGCCGAGAGGAAAGTCAAGCTACATAG GATAGGTGACTTCATTGATGTGAGTGAGGGGCCTCTCATTCCGAGGACAAGTGTGTGTTCTCAGTACGAAGTGTCAGCGGTTCACAGTCTGCAGCCCACCCAGCCGAATCACGTGCGGAGATTCCAGGGTCTCTCTTTACCCGTTCACTTAAGA gcacaaTTTACAATATGGGATAAGTTATTGGAAAGATCTCGGAAATTG
- the MRPL39 gene encoding large ribosomal subunit protein mL39 isoform X4: MYKPLTKSCEIEFLTFKDRDPGEVNKAYWRSCAMMMGCVIERAFKDEFTVTLVRAPEVPVIAGAFCYDVVLDERLDEWVPTKENLRSFTKDVHALIYKDLPFETLEVEAKVALEIFQHNKYKISFIEEKSSQNAERKVKLHRIGDFIDVSEGPLIPRTSVCSQYEVSAVHSLQPTQPNHVRRFQGLSLPVHLRAQFTIWDKLLERSRKLVTEDQSKRTEENVTT, encoded by the exons ATGTATAAGCCTTTGACCAAGTCTTGTGAAATTGAGTTTCTTACTTTCAAAGACCGCGACCCAGGAGAGGTGAATAAG GCCTATTGGCGGTCGTGTGCCATGATGATGGGCTGTGTGATAGAAAGGGCATTCAAAGATGAGTTCACGGTCACTTTGGTGAGAGCTCCGGAGGTTCCTG tgatTGCTGGAGCATTCTGCTATGATGTCGTTTTGGATGAGAGGCTTGATGAGTGGGTGCCAACCAAA gagAACCTACGTTCCTTTACGAAAGATGTTCATGCTTTAATTTATAAAGACCTTCCTTTTGAAACTCTAGAAGTTGAAGCAAAAGTTGCATTGGAAATATTTCAACATAACAA gtacaaAATCAGTTTCATCGAAGAGAAGTCATCTCAGAATGCCGAGAGGAAAGTCAAGCTACATAG GATAGGTGACTTCATTGATGTGAGTGAGGGGCCTCTCATTCCGAGGACAAGTGTGTGTTCTCAGTACGAAGTGTCAGCGGTTCACAGTCTGCAGCCCACCCAGCCGAATCACGTGCGGAGATTCCAGGGTCTCTCTTTACCCGTTCACTTAAGA gcacaaTTTACAATATGGGATAAGTTATTGGAAAGATCTCGGAAATTG